In Trichocoleus desertorum NBK24, the following are encoded in one genomic region:
- a CDS encoding DEAD/DEAH box helicase — translation MHILHGTWIPEETASFVQSGGFYLWIETADTLRRRKTVPLLHLNHLSQEKLATFLTEALGIKPAAYQKLETAIAPKYFLLPTVGDQPCPSPELARYLELESPEQWQWQYWQIDCYRPTAYVKTGTHTHVSVTNVIKLLNELHFIALHNLAEIQLGADLLFWYHYTQFFKEIILHDQYIPALKYRSLTPTEPPTKGRRKTTSKTAAKTTKTTKTTKSKSQTVTKTASEEFEIYQGWEILSARYEAELERYVELMPLVCVAGCSEPQETPQLYDKMTLLRHFSEVLLAEIVTHTPTSTAFEKQINDTLLWSCLHPGHPWQHPEGLTQYQQWKTWRDRIGRSQTDLPFYLCFQLQSPANPEEAWTLEFQVASRQDPSVQIPLQDYWRLRTNRHKALIQQFGDNFEQHLLIHLGYAARIYPQLWTGLETDQPVGIFLTIAEASAFLQESAWVLEAAGYKVRVPAWWTPQGWRRTKLRMKARGRTLGGDDKSKSYFSFETLVDYRYELSVDGKPVSQEEWQELVNTKTSLVQFRGQWMQLDQDKMQQMLEFWKKHQHEQPELSLLDFMKLSGGGEDGIELEVDHDETLGEMLSRLNEKSHLELLPDPKTLQGTLRTYQKRGLAWLHYLETLGLNGCLADDMGMGKSLQVIARLVQEREQAPKKSKKSVGIPPTLLIAPTSVVGNWQKEIEKFAPHLRSLIHHGSDRLQKKEEFQAAIANCDVVITSYTLVRKDTALLSEVEWRRIVIDEAQNIKNPKAAQTKAIYKLPGQYRLALTGTPVENRLLDLWSIFNFLNPGYLGKESQFRQSFEIPIQKNNDVVRSATLKKLVEPFILRRVKTDPSIIQDLPDKLEQKLYCNLTKEQASLYEATVKDVERQLQAAEGIQRKGLILATLMKLKQICNHPMQFLQDGSDFTPERSHKLERLTEMTQEAIAEGESLLVFTQFAEIGEALEKYLKHTLRCNTYYLHGGTPRPKREQMIAEFQDPNTEPSVFVLSLKAGGVGITLTKANHVFHFDRWWNPAVEDQATDRAFRIGQKKNVFVHKFVAIGTLEERIDQMIEDKKKLVGAIVGADESWLTELDNEAFKQLISLNRSAVLD, via the coding sequence ATGCACATTCTTCATGGCACTTGGATTCCAGAAGAGACAGCGAGCTTCGTCCAAAGTGGCGGATTCTATCTGTGGATTGAAACCGCAGACACACTGCGACGGCGTAAAACAGTTCCACTGCTCCACTTAAATCATCTGTCGCAAGAGAAGCTGGCAACATTTCTCACCGAAGCCCTCGGCATCAAGCCTGCGGCCTATCAAAAACTCGAAACCGCGATCGCTCCGAAGTATTTCTTGCTGCCCACGGTGGGAGATCAACCTTGTCCCTCTCCAGAACTCGCTCGCTATCTGGAACTGGAGTCACCCGAACAATGGCAGTGGCAATACTGGCAAATAGATTGCTACCGTCCCACAGCCTATGTCAAAACTGGTACCCACACCCATGTATCCGTCACGAATGTAATTAAGCTGCTCAATGAGCTACATTTCATTGCTCTGCACAATTTAGCTGAGATTCAGTTGGGTGCGGATCTCCTGTTTTGGTATCACTACACCCAATTCTTTAAAGAAATTATCCTGCACGATCAATATATTCCAGCACTGAAGTATCGATCGCTCACTCCGACAGAGCCACCTACTAAAGGTAGACGCAAAACCACATCCAAAACTGCGGCTAAAACTACTAAAACCACTAAAACCACTAAGAGTAAGAGCCAAACTGTAACCAAAACAGCGTCAGAAGAATTTGAAATTTATCAAGGTTGGGAAATTCTCTCAGCTCGGTATGAAGCAGAATTAGAACGCTATGTAGAACTCATGCCTTTGGTTTGCGTCGCAGGTTGTTCAGAGCCACAGGAGACACCGCAGCTCTACGACAAGATGACTTTGCTGCGCCATTTTTCGGAGGTATTGCTTGCAGAAATTGTTACCCATACTCCTACTTCTACGGCCTTTGAGAAACAGATTAACGATACCTTGCTGTGGAGTTGCTTACATCCAGGGCATCCCTGGCAACATCCAGAAGGGCTGACCCAATATCAACAGTGGAAAACTTGGCGCGATCGCATTGGTCGCAGCCAAACTGATCTCCCCTTTTATTTATGTTTTCAGCTCCAGTCTCCTGCCAATCCAGAGGAGGCTTGGACGCTGGAGTTTCAAGTGGCTTCCCGCCAAGATCCCTCGGTGCAGATTCCCTTACAGGACTACTGGCGACTCCGCACCAATCGCCACAAAGCTTTGATCCAACAGTTTGGAGACAACTTCGAGCAACATTTGCTGATTCATCTCGGTTATGCTGCCCGGATCTACCCTCAGCTCTGGACTGGCCTAGAAACTGATCAGCCAGTTGGTATCTTTCTAACGATCGCGGAAGCTTCTGCCTTCTTGCAGGAATCGGCCTGGGTCTTGGAGGCAGCGGGGTACAAGGTTAGAGTGCCTGCCTGGTGGACTCCGCAAGGCTGGCGACGCACCAAGCTGCGGATGAAAGCGCGCGGTCGCACTCTTGGCGGAGACGACAAAAGTAAGAGCTACTTCTCCTTTGAAACCCTAGTAGATTATCGCTACGAGTTGTCGGTTGATGGCAAGCCTGTGAGCCAAGAGGAGTGGCAAGAGTTGGTCAATACCAAAACCTCCTTGGTGCAATTTCGCGGACAATGGATGCAACTCGACCAAGACAAGATGCAGCAAATGTTGGAGTTTTGGAAAAAACATCAGCACGAGCAGCCAGAGCTGAGTTTACTCGATTTTATGAAGCTGTCCGGAGGTGGTGAGGATGGCATTGAGTTAGAAGTCGATCATGACGAAACCCTAGGGGAGATGCTGAGCAGGCTGAATGAGAAAAGCCATCTAGAACTACTGCCTGACCCTAAAACGCTCCAGGGAACGCTACGCACCTATCAGAAACGCGGCTTAGCTTGGCTACATTACCTCGAAACGTTAGGACTCAATGGTTGCCTCGCGGATGATATGGGCATGGGCAAGTCGTTACAGGTGATTGCTCGCTTGGTGCAAGAGCGGGAACAAGCGCCCAAAAAGTCTAAAAAATCAGTAGGGATACCCCCCACTTTGCTCATTGCACCCACTTCGGTGGTAGGTAACTGGCAAAAGGAGATCGAGAAGTTCGCTCCACATCTTCGATCGCTGATTCATCATGGTAGCGATCGCCTTCAGAAAAAAGAGGAATTTCAAGCTGCGATCGCTAATTGTGATGTGGTCATCACTTCCTATACCCTGGTCCGCAAAGATACTGCTTTGCTCTCAGAAGTAGAGTGGCGACGGATTGTGATCGATGAAGCGCAAAATATCAAGAATCCCAAGGCGGCACAAACTAAAGCGATTTACAAACTGCCAGGGCAATATCGTCTCGCCCTCACAGGTACTCCGGTCGAGAACCGTTTGCTCGATCTGTGGTCGATTTTCAATTTTCTTAATCCTGGTTATTTAGGCAAAGAGTCCCAGTTCCGCCAATCCTTTGAAATTCCGATTCAGAAAAACAATGATGTGGTGCGCTCTGCCACGCTGAAAAAGCTGGTGGAACCCTTTATTCTCCGCCGTGTCAAAACTGATCCCTCAATTATTCAGGATCTCCCTGACAAACTAGAACAAAAACTCTACTGCAATCTCACGAAAGAGCAAGCCTCTCTCTACGAAGCTACTGTTAAAGATGTAGAGAGGCAACTGCAAGCAGCGGAAGGTATTCAGCGTAAGGGTTTGATTCTCGCCACCTTAATGAAACTGAAGCAAATCTGTAATCATCCTATGCAGTTTTTGCAGGATGGCAGCGACTTTACGCCAGAGCGATCGCACAAACTAGAGCGGCTGACAGAGATGACGCAAGAAGCGATCGCGGAAGGAGAGAGCCTTTTGGTGTTCACCCAGTTTGCAGAGATTGGCGAAGCCTTAGAGAAGTATCTCAAACACACTCTCCGCTGCAACACCTACTATCTCCACGGCGGCACCCCTCGGCCCAAACGAGAACAGATGATTGCCGAGTTCCAAGACCCCAATACTGAACCTTCTGTTTTTGTGTTGTCGCTGAAAGCAGGAGGCGTAGGTATTACCTTGACTAAAGCCAACCATGTGTTTCATTTCGATCGCTGGTGGAATCCGGCGGTAGAAGACCAAGCTACCGATCGCGCCTTCCGGATTGGACAGAAGAAGAATGTTTTTGTACATAAATTTGTAGCGATCGGCACTTTAGAAGAACGGATTGATCAGATGATTGAGGATAAAAAGAAACTGGTAGGTGCGATCGTCGGAGCCGATGAGTCCTGGCTGACCGAACTCGATAATGAAGCCTTTAAGCAACTCATTTCTTTGAATCGCAGCGCTGTTTTGGATTAG
- a CDS encoding SWIM zinc finger family protein: MKKFTKTWWGNRFIQALETFSDPARLSRGRSYANSNRIRQLDIIDSVIHAKVRGNVNPYFGVYKEPTYTIEIVIHPISQAQWAAAIAYIASKASFISKLLLNEMPDNIEDAFQTLGLHLLPKSKLDFETHCSCPDWGNPCKHVAGVYYRVAKDLDRDPFLLFELRGLPRKQLHAELAKSPLGQALIAELNAEASSPDPVASYYTRPQLTVLPQEINPKTFWQGEKPFPKIVEVLPPSAVSGILVKKQGDFPAFWQKDNSFIAAIDELYDRIKTKNRDLL, encoded by the coding sequence ATGAAAAAATTCACAAAAACTTGGTGGGGCAATCGGTTTATTCAAGCTTTGGAAACATTTAGCGATCCGGCGCGCTTGAGTCGGGGACGTTCCTACGCCAACAGCAACCGTATTCGTCAGCTCGATATTATCGATTCCGTGATTCACGCGAAAGTTCGGGGCAACGTCAATCCTTATTTCGGCGTTTACAAAGAACCGACTTATACCATTGAGATTGTCATTCATCCGATTAGTCAAGCTCAATGGGCAGCGGCGATCGCTTACATTGCCTCAAAAGCCAGTTTCATCTCCAAACTGCTGCTGAATGAGATGCCAGATAATATCGAGGATGCCTTTCAGACCTTGGGTTTGCATCTCCTACCAAAATCAAAATTAGATTTTGAAACACACTGTTCCTGTCCAGATTGGGGTAATCCTTGCAAGCATGTAGCTGGGGTTTATTATCGTGTCGCTAAAGATCTCGATCGCGATCCCTTTCTCTTGTTTGAGTTACGAGGGCTACCCAGAAAACAACTCCATGCAGAGCTAGCCAAATCACCCCTAGGTCAAGCTCTGATTGCCGAACTGAACGCCGAAGCCAGTTCTCCTGACCCTGTTGCCTCCTACTACACTCGTCCTCAGCTCACGGTACTGCCACAGGAGATCAATCCTAAAACTTTTTGGCAGGGAGAGAAACCATTTCCCAAAATCGTTGAAGTGCTGCCACCGAGCGCCGTTTCTGGAATTTTGGTCAAAAAACAAGGAGACTTTCCTGCTTTCTGGCAAAAGGATAACTCGTTTATTGCGGCGATCGATGAATTGTACGATCGCATCAAAACAAAAAATCGAGACCTACTGTAA